One stretch of Miscanthus floridulus cultivar M001 chromosome 18, ASM1932011v1, whole genome shotgun sequence DNA includes these proteins:
- the LOC136522935 gene encoding small RNA degrading nuclease 3-like isoform X1 encodes MAKRLAAAEKEVLVEVVRFTQKNGLRGCDGGWKDFLARNGRKFGASLSDPRKRTRDVLLAFLQTFSKDLQKYFGKLVKRHKERSAVQQYMTDFPDEVSPEQKLVQLTAEHPEYRKHYCFPSYQEGWKVLRIGEVSSLMSSSAMLAIDCEMVLCNDGTEAVVRVCVVDDKLKAKLDILVNPLKTITDYRTHITGVSKKDLEGVTSSLVDVQKSLKRMLSKENILIGHSLHRDLCALKIDYSQVCARYSYLLLFTEVPMVPVKT; translated from the exons ATGGCCAAGCGGCTCGCCGCCGCCGAGAAAGAG GTGCTCGTCGAGGTGGTGAGGTTCACGCAGAAGAACGGCCTGAGAGGCTGTGACGGCGGGTGGAAGGATTTCCTGGCCCGGAACGGCAGGAAGTTTGGCGCGTCGCTGAGCGACCCCAGGAAGCGCACCAGGGATGTGCTGCTCGCCTTCCTGCAAACCTTCTCCAAGGATTTGCAGAAG TACTTCGGCAAATTGGTGAAGcgtcataaggaaagaagtgccGTTCAGCAGTATATGACTGATTTTCCTGACGAAGTTTCTCCCGAGCAG AAACTTGTTCAACTGACGGCAGAGCACCCGGAGTACAGAAAACACTATTGCTTCCCATCATACCAGGAG GGGTGGAAAGTACTGCGGATAGGAGAAGTCTCTAGTTTAATGAGCTCAAGTGCTATGTTGGCAATTGACTGTGAGATGGTCCTTTGCAATGATGGCACAGAGGCTGTGGTCAGAGTGTGCGTGGTAGAtgacaagctcaag GCTAAGTTGGACATACTTGTAAACCCCTTGAAGACTATAACTGACTATAGGACACACATCACTGGTGTATCAAAGAAGGATTTAGAAGGAGTCACATCATCATTAGTTGATGTTCAG AAATCGCTGAAGAGAATGTTATCCAAAGAAAATATTTTGATTGGCCATAGCTTACATAGAGATTTATGCG CCTTAAAGATTGATTACTCTCAAGTTTGTGCAAGGTATTCTTATCTGCTTTTGTTTACTGAGGTGCCGATGGTGCCAGTTAAAACGTAG
- the LOC136522935 gene encoding small RNA degrading nuclease 3-like isoform X2 produces MAKRLAAAEKEVLVEVVRFTQKNGLRGCDGGWKDFLARNGRKFGASLSDPRKRTRDVLLAFLQTFSKDLQKYFGKLVKRHKERSAVQQYMTDFPDEVSPEQKLVQLTAEHPEYRKHYCFPSYQEGWKVLRIGEVSSLMSSSAMLAIDCEMVLCNDGTEAVVRVCVVDDKLKAKLDILVNPLKTITDYRTHITGVSKKDLEGVTSSLVDVQP; encoded by the exons ATGGCCAAGCGGCTCGCCGCCGCCGAGAAAGAG GTGCTCGTCGAGGTGGTGAGGTTCACGCAGAAGAACGGCCTGAGAGGCTGTGACGGCGGGTGGAAGGATTTCCTGGCCCGGAACGGCAGGAAGTTTGGCGCGTCGCTGAGCGACCCCAGGAAGCGCACCAGGGATGTGCTGCTCGCCTTCCTGCAAACCTTCTCCAAGGATTTGCAGAAG TACTTCGGCAAATTGGTGAAGcgtcataaggaaagaagtgccGTTCAGCAGTATATGACTGATTTTCCTGACGAAGTTTCTCCCGAGCAG AAACTTGTTCAACTGACGGCAGAGCACCCGGAGTACAGAAAACACTATTGCTTCCCATCATACCAGGAG GGGTGGAAAGTACTGCGGATAGGAGAAGTCTCTAGTTTAATGAGCTCAAGTGCTATGTTGGCAATTGACTGTGAGATGGTCCTTTGCAATGATGGCACAGAGGCTGTGGTCAGAGTGTGCGTGGTAGAtgacaagctcaag GCTAAGTTGGACATACTTGTAAACCCCTTGAAGACTATAACTGACTATAGGACACACATCACTGGTGTATCAAAGAAGGATTTAGAAGGAGTCACATCATCATTAGTTGATGTTCAG CCTTAA